The Mus pahari chromosome 5, PAHARI_EIJ_v1.1, whole genome shotgun sequence genomic sequence CAAGTGATCTATGTTCAGCAAACCATGCGCTATGAAATTTGCTCTCTTCCTAGGCTACAGGTACAGAAAAGGCCTCTGTGTTTCCCCTTTGAGTTCAGGATTCAACAAATTCCACTGTCAAACTCTTATTAGCAAATAAGCTTTTTGTTCACCTGAAATCAATGCTGGCACTCTGACGGAAACTAAGGCGGGCCAGGCTGAGCAGAGATGTCTGGTAGGTTAAGTGTAGCCTACGCATTCCAACAGACAACAGTTTCTATTTATAACAGGCTCACTGGAGAGACATATCACCCCAGTAAAAGTCAAAAGCCATGCACCCTCACATTTTCAGGTGANTACATGTGAGGTAGCTTGCTCCAAATCAGTCCTTGGTCTGCAGTACAACTCTCCAAGAAGGATGTCAATTTACATCTAAGGGCCTATGACAACGGCGGCCGTACAACCCATCTTCCACCTCTGCCCAAACCCATACGGACAAACCCTCCCTCCTCTACCTGCAAAACTCTCCCTCAGACTCCGGCAGCATCAGCGAGGCTGTGGGGTTCTTCACCAGGTCGGCCACCNCGGGGTCCTTGGCTGTCATGTAGAAGAAGGGGATTCCTGTGCTGTTCTGGACGGGGCCATCACTGATGGCCAGGCAGCTCCCAAAGGGCAGTCCTTGGATCTAACAaatacaacagcaacaaagacaaaaaaggcTNTGTGGTGGCAGAGCTACGAGTAACAAGCTGGGACCAAACTTGGTGTTTCCCTGCCGGGACCTTGCTTGGACTACTTGCTTGCTGCAGCGGATTTTGCAGGGAGAATATTTGGGTTCTGTGGTCCCAATCTAAGCAACTCAAACCAGTGATGCTTTCGGAATTTCTCTGGGGATGGGGCTGAGCAGGGAAGTGAATTATGTCTGGAAGCGGAAGGGCTATTCTAGATGCTGACTTCACACAGTGGATGCAGTCNTTTTATTGACGGGAGAGGACTACGAGGCTCCTGGAGAAGACAGTGCTGGGCCTTTCCCACAAGCTCCTCTTAAATGACCACTGCTTCCTTCATTccctgcattctttttttaaactttggggGCTAGAACTTTAAGTCTTTGGAATgacaagaatattttaaattgcttCAGTTGGGGCAACAACATTTCTTCATCTATTTCTTCATCAGCTNTATGTTATATTATGATCAATAACTTTTCTTTATATAACTGAACAAGTTATGGGAAAATGTTATGTTAGATATCATTCTAGCATAAATGGAAGTCACAGAAACANNNNNNNNNNNNNNNNNNNNNNNNNNNNNNNNNNNNNNNNNNNNNNNNNNNNNNNNNNNNNNNNNNNNNNNNNNNNNNNNNNNNNNNNNNNNNNNNNNNNNNNNNNNNNNNNNNNNNNNNNNNNNNNNNNNNNNNNNNNNNNNNNNNNNNNNNNNNNNNNNNNNNNNNNNNNNNNNNNNNNNNNNNNNNNNNNNNNNNNNNNNNNNNNNNNNNNNNNNNNNNNNNNNNNNNNNNNNNNNNNNNNgagtgctgggattaaaggcatgagccaccacgcctggcacctAGTGGATGCTTATGTGACATTAAAGTGTTTAGGTCTTAGCTTTCCCCAAACTCTGCCATCCCTGCTTTGCCCCTTACAAAGANCCCTCCTGTTAGCGAAGCCGCCATTGTGTTCTGAGCACCTGTGGGCAGGATTCCGAAAGGAAGGGCTTTAGTAATTTAGAAATATGAAACATTAACGAGTTCTCCAAACGGTAGCATGACATCACCCACAGATTCTATTTCCAGGCTATCATGAACCACTGAGTGGTTCATGCAAATGTTCTCTGAATTTACTGTTTGGATTCAAAGTCAACACTGCAAGAGCCTAAGGAAGCCAACAGGAGGAGCTGTTGGGGGTCAAAACAGCTTCAACACAACGACCCGCAAGGACAGCGGATGTCTTGTACCTGTTTCTGTGAGGCAGGGCGGGGATATGTNTCTAGAGTTGGCTCTGAACTCacgattctcctgccttagctgtGTTAGCGCATGGGCCACCAAGGCTGACTGGCAcctggcttctttgttttgtgtgtgcctgagtgtgtggtgCTTCTGCAtagtgtgtgctcatgtgctcCTGGCCTCCCGATGTCTTTCCTCAGGGCCCaggactgtttttttgttttgttttgttttgttttgttttgttttagaaagagtctctcactggtctgggaCTCCCAAAGTAGGCTAGGTTAGCTTGTCAGCAAACCCTAAAGATCCACTTGTTTCAACCGACTCAGCACTGTGACCATAAATTAACACCACCCTGCCTggcactttaaaaaagaaaacgaaCAAGCAAACCAAAGAACACGGGTTCTGGAGGTTCAATAACACAGATTCTCAGTCATtctactgctgagccacttccctAGCTTCAGGCAGTAGATTTTTAATTGTCTGAAATGATTTGTTGTAATCCTAGAGATTAGCTTCATATTTAAAGTCTGTATTCTGTTAAGGTATATGTTAGACGTGTAAAACGTCTTTGAACCCTGGGAATACAGANNNNNNNNNNNNNNNNNNNNNNNNNNNNNNNNNNNNNNNNNNNNNNNNNNNNNNNNNNNNNNNNNNNNNNNNNNNNNNNNNNNNNNNNNNNNNNNNNNNNNNNNNNNNNNNNNNNNNNNNNNNNNNNNNNNNNNNNNNNNNNNNNNNNNNNNNNNNNNNNNNNNNNNNNNNNNNNNNNNNNNNNNNNNNNNNNNNNNNNNNNNNNNNNNNNNNNNNNNNNNNNNNNNNNNNNNNNNNNNNNNNNNNNNNNNNNNNNNNNNNNNNNNNNNNNNNNNNNNNNNNNNNNNNNNNNNNNNNNNNNNNNNNNNNNNNNNNNNNNNNNNNNNNNNNNNNNNNNNNNNNNNNNNNNNNNNNNNNNNNNNNNNNNNNNNNNNNNNNNNNNNNNNNNNNNNNNNNNNNNNNNNNNNNNNNNNNNNNNNNNNNNNNNNNNNNNNNNNNNNNNNNNNNNNNNNNNNNNNNNNNNNNNNNNNNNNNNNNNNNNNNNNNNNNNNNNNNNNNNNNNNNNNNNNNNNNNNNNNNNNNNNNNNNNNNNNNNNNNNNNNNNNNNNNNNNNNNNNNNNNNNNNNNNNNNNNNNNNNNNNNNNNNNNNNNNNNNNNNNNNNNNNNNNNNNNNNNNNNNNNNNNNNNNNNNNNNNNNNNNNNNNNNNNNNNNNNNNNNNNNNNNNNNNNNNNNNNNNNNNNNNNNNNNNNNNNNNNNNNNNNNNNNNNNNNNNNNNNNNNNNNNNNNNNNNNNNNNNNNNNNNNNNNNNNNNNNNNNNNNNNNNNNNNNNNNNNNNNNNNNNNNNNNNNNNNNNNNNNNNNNNNNNNNNNNNNNNNNNNNNNNNNNNNNNNNNNNNNNNNNNNNNNNNNNNNNNNNNNNNNNNNNNNNNNNNNNNNNNNNNNNNNNNNNNNNNNNNNNNNNNNNNNNNNNNNNNNNNNNNNNNNNNNNNNNNNNNNNNNNACTTTCAAGCTCTGCCCACcgaatttcttaattttatagaTGTTTTGGCCAAGCTGGGGTTAGTGAAACCCAGAGCTGTGGCAAGAACCAGACTCCCACACCGTGGGGTACATAACAAAGCGCTTCCCTGCACAGATTAAACAGGGGCTAGGACCACATCTCTGGTTACCAGACAGGACTAGAAGCTTTCTGGAGGCTATTCTTAGGAATACAGAGCCTCGACCCCTCTCCTTGCCATTCTGGGTGGAAGGAAGCAGGTTAAAATGTGAATACAGTTTTGTGAATCGAAAAAGAATTGCACCTGAAACAGCTCCTCCAGCCTAAGTCGTCTTTCTAAAAAATctgagttcctttttttttttttaagtgtaaatgTCTATCGGAGTGTGGATTGCGTTCTTCTTCCACACCCACTTGGTGTGGGAGGCGGTGCCAGAGTCTGTCTGCAGGACTGTCGGAGCCTGCAGGAGCTGGATGAGTCTCATCTGGGATTCCAAAGGCGATCCTGTCTGCGTTCCAGGTTTCCAGCTTATCACTGTTTATCTGATCGTCTCTTTGGCCATCTTAGTTCACAGGGATTCAATCCCAGcgtctccttccttcccactcacATACACTTGGCCAGATGGACCGACCCATGCACACTCTGGTTCCGTTATTCACAGGGCATTTACAGTCTATGAACCTGTGAAACCCGAGTCGCCCTGCGTCCTGGAAGGGAGACGCGCACCGCCCCCCCGCGTCCCGACCTCTGGCTTACCTTTTCGTGGGTGGACACCATGGCCAGACAGCCCCAGGAGCTAGCGTGGGCTAGGGAGCGGGCGGTGCCGGCATGCACCCTGGGACCGGAGGATGCCTCAGATGAGCCGCTCTCCCGCCGGTAGGAGAACATGCCACGCGCGGCCGGTGCGGGCCTGGCGCGGGCGGAGCCCCGAGGTCGCAGGTGCGTGTCTTCCTTGTGTGCCGAGGCCGGGAAGCTCTGCTGCCAGATGCTACTCGAGTCCTCCAGCAACGCGGGCAGCGCCTCCTCGGTGGATGCGCTGTCCAGCTCCTCGTCTACCTCGTTGGTGACAGCCCAGGACACCGAGCTCACAATCACGTAGCCCGCGGCTGGGGACAACAGGGCGCTGCAGCATAGCAACCAGGATAGGCGACTCCCTGGCCAAGCAGGACGCTCCCCGCCGGACAGCGACATCTTCTTGAAGGCGACGCGCCCTGTGGCTGGGACCACTGGCCAAGCAGCGGCCAGCCAGGGGCGCCCCCCTGCGGCGGAGCGTGCTGCGGAAGCCCTTCTCCCGTGATAGGATTCCCGGGTTGAGGGTCTCCGATCAGTCCGGGGCCGGGGTCCCCTATTGCCTTACACTCCAGTAAGAAGCGACGTCTGCTGCAAGACCAGAGTCCTCTGCGCCCACAGCCGCNNNNNNNNNNNNNNNNNNNNNNNNNNNNNNNNNNNNNNNNNNNNNNNNNNNNNNNNNNNNNNNNNNNNNNNNNNNNNNNNNNNNNNNNNNNNNNNNNNNNNNNNNNNNNNNNNNNNNNNNNNNNNNNNNNNNNNNNNNNNNNNNNNNNNNNNNNNNNNNNNNNNNNNNNNNNNNNNNNNNNNNNNNNNNNNNNNNNNNNNNNNNNNNNNNNNNNNNNNNNNNNNNNNNNNNNNNNNNNNNNNNNNNNNNNNNNNNNNNNNNNNNNNNNNNNNNNNNNNNNNNNNNNNNNNNNNNNNNNNNNNNNNNNNNNNNNNNNNNNNNNNNNNNNNNNNNNNNNNNNNNNNNNNNNNNNNNNNNNNNNNNNNNNNNNNNNNNNNNNNNNNNNNNNNNNNNNNNNNNNNNNNNNNNNNNNNNNNNNNNNNNNNNNNNNNNNNNNNNNNNNNNNNNNNNNNNNNNNNNNNNNNNNNNNNNNNNNNNNNNNNNNNNNNNNNNNNNNNNNNNNNNNNNNNNNNNNNNNNNNNNNNNNNNNNNNNNNNNNNNNNNNNNNNNNNNNNNNNNNNNNNNNNNNNNNNNNNNNNNNNNNNNNNNNNNNNNNNNNNNNNNNNNNNNNNNNNNNNNNNNNNNNNNNNNNNNNNNNNNNNNNNNNNNNNNNNNNNNNNNNNNNNNNNNNNNNNNNNNNNNNNNNNNNNNNNNNNNNNNNNNNNNNNNNNNNNNNNNNNNNNNNNNNNNNNNNNNNNNNNNNNNNNNNNNNNNNNNNNNNNNNNNNNNNNNNNNNNNNNNNNNNNNNNNNNNNNNNNNNNNNNNNNNNNNNNNNNNNNNNNNNNNNNNNNNNNNNNNNNNNNNNNNNNNNNNNNNNNNNNNNNNNNNNNNNNNNNNNNNNNNNNNNNNNNNNNNNNNNNNNNNNNNNNNNNNNNNNNNNNNNNNNNNNNNNNNNNNNNNNNNNNNNNNNNNNNNNNNNNNNNNNNNNNNNNNNNNNNNNNNNNNNNNNNNNNNNNNNNNNNNNNNNNNNNNNNNNNNNNNNNNNNNNNNNNNNNNNNNNNNNNNNNNNNNNNNNNNNNNNNNNNNNNNNNNNNNNNNNNNNNNNNNNNNNNNNNNNNNNNNNNNNNNNNNNNNNNNNNNNNNNNNNNNNNNNNNNNNNNNNNNNNNNNNNNNNNNNNNNNNNNNNNNNNNNNNNNNNNNNNNNNNNNNNNNNNNNNNNNNNNNNNNNNNNNNNNNNNNNNNNNNNNNNNNNNNNNNNNNNNNNNNNNNNNNNNNNNNNNNNNNNNNNNNNNNNNNNNNNNNNNNNNNNNNNNNNNNNNNNNNNNNNNNNNNNNNNNNNNNNNNNNNNNNNNNNNNNNNNNNNNNNNNNNNNNNNNNNNNNNNNNNNNNNNNNNNNNNNNNNNNNNNNNNNNNNNNNNNNNNNNNNNNNNNNNNNNNNNNNNNNNNNNNNNNNNNNNNNNNNNNNNNNNNNNNNNNNNNNNNNNNNNNNNNNNNNNNNNNNNNNNNNNNNNNNNNNNNNNNNNNNNNNNNNNNNNNNNNNNNNNNNNNNNNNNNNNNNNNNNNNNNNNNNNNNNNNNNNNNNNNNNNNNNNNNNNNNNNNNNNNNNNNNNNNNNNNNNNNNNNNNNNNNNNNNNNNNNNNNNNNNNNNNNNNNNNNNNNNNNNNNNNNNNNNNNNNNNNNNNNNNNNNNNNNNNNNNNNNNNNNNNNNNNNNNNNNNNNNNNNNNNNNNNNNNNNNNNNNNNNNNNNNNNNNNNNNNNNNNNNNNNNNNNNNNNNNNNNNNNNNNNNNNNNNNNNNNNNNNNNNNNNNNNNNNNNNNNNNNNNNNNNNNNNNNNNNNNNNNNNNNNNNNNNNNNNNNNNNNNNNNNNNNNNNNNNNNNNNNNNNNNNNNNNNNNNNNNNNNNNNNNNNNNNNNNNNNNNNNNNNNNNNNNNNNNNNNNNNNNNNNNNNNNNNNNNNNNNNNNNNNNNNNNNNNNNNNNNNNNNNNNNNNNNNNNNNNNNNNNNNNNNNNNNNNNNNNNNNNNNNNNNNNNNNNNNNNNNNNNNNNNNNNNNNNNNNNNNNNNNNNNNNNNNNNNNNNNNNNNNNNNNNNNNNNNNNNNNNNNNNNNNNNNNNNNNNNNNNNNNNNNNNNNNNNNNNNNNNNNNNNNNNNNNNNNNNNNNNNNNNNNNNNNNNNNNNNNNNNNNNNNNNNNNNNNNNNNNNNNNNNNNNNNNNNNNNNNNNNNNNNNNNNNNNNNNNNNNNNNNNNNNNNNNNNNNNNNNNNNNNNNNNNNNNNNNNNNNNNNNNNNNNNNNNNNNNNNNNNNNNNNNNNNNNNNNNNNNNNNNNNNNNNNNNNNNNNNNNNNNNNNNNNNNNNNNNNNNNNNNNNNNNNNNNNNNNNNNNNNNNNNNNNNNNNNNNNNNNNNNNNNNNNNNNNNNNNNNNNNNNNNNNNNNNNNNNNNNNNNNNNNNNNNNNNNNNNNNNNNNNNNNNNNNNNNNNNNNNNNNNNNNNNNNNNNNNNNNNNNNNNNNNNNNNNNNNNNNNNNNNNNNNNNNNNNNNNNNNNNNNNNNNNNNNNNNNNNNNNNNNNNNNNNNNNNNNNNNNNNNNNNNNNNNNNNNNNNNNNNNNNNNNNNNNNNNNNNNNNNNNNNNNNNNNNNNNNNNNNNNNNNNNNNNNNNNNNNNNNNNNNNNNNNNNNNNNNNNNNNNNNNNNNNNNNNNNNNNNNNNNNNNNNNNNNNNNNNNNNNNNNNNNNNNNNNNNNNNNNNNNNNNNNNNNNNNNNNNNNNNNNNNNNNNNNNNNNNNNNNNNNNNNNNNNNNNNNNNNNNNNNNNNNNNNNNNNNNNNNNNNNNNNNNNNNNNNNNNNNNNNNNNNNNNNNNNNNNNNNNNNNNNNNNNNNNNNNNNNNNNNNNNNNNNNNNNNNNNNNNNNNNNNNNNNNNNNNNNNNNNNNNNNNNNNNNNNNNNNNNNNNNNNNNNNNNNNNNNNNNNNNNNNNNNNNNNNNNNNNNNNNNNNNNNNNNNNNNNNNNNNNNNNNNNNNNNNNNNNNNNNNNNNNNNNNNNNNNNNNNNNNNNNNNNNNNNNNNNNNNNNNNNNNNNNNNNNNNNNNNNNNNNNNNNNNNNNNNNNNNNNNNNNNNNNNNNNNNNNNNNNNNNNNNNNNNNNNNNNNNNNNNNNNNNNNNNNNNNNNNNNNNNNNNNNNNNNNNNNNNNNNNNNNNNNNNNNNNNNNNNNNNNNNNNNNNNNNNNNNNNNNNNNNNNNNNNNNNNNNNNNNNNNNNNNNNNNNNNNNNNNNNNNNNNNNNNNNNNNNNNNNNNNNNNNNNNNNNNNNNNNNNNNNNNNNNNNNNNNNNNNNNNNNNNNNNNNNNNNNNNNNNNNNNNNNNNNNNNNNNNNNNNNNNNNNNNNNNNNNNNNNNNNNNNNNNNNNNNNNNNNNNNNNNNNNNNNNNNNNNNNNNNNNNNNNNNNNNNNNNNNNNNNNNNNNNNNNNNNNNNNNNNNNNNNNNNNNNNNNNNNNNNNNNNNNNNNNNNNNNNNNNNNNNNNNNNNNNNNNNNNNNNNNNNNNNNNNNNNNNNNNNNNNNNNNNNNNNNNNNNNNNNNNNNNNNNNNNNNNNNNNNNNNNNNNNNNNNNNNNNNNNNNNNNNNNNNNNNNNNNNNNNNNNNNNNNNNNNNNNNNNNNNNNNNNNNNNNNNNNNNNNNNNNNNNNNNNNNNNNNNNNNNNNNNNNNNNNNNNNNNNNNNNNNNNNNNNNNNNNNNNNNNNNNNNNNNNNNNNNNNNNNNNNNNNNNNNNNNNNNNNNNNNNNNNNNNNNNNNNNNNNNNNNNNNNNNNNNNNNNNNNNNNNNNNNNNNNNNNNNNNNNNNNNNNNNNNNNNNNNNNNNNNNNNNNNNNNNNNNNNNNNNNNNNNNNNNNNNNNNNNNNNNNNNNNNNNNNNNNNNNNNNNNNNNNNNNNNNNNNNNNNNNNNNNNNNNNNNNNNNNNNNNNNNNNNNNNNNNNNNNNNNNNNNNNNNNNNNNNNNNNNNNNNNNNNNNNNNNNNNNNNNNNNNNNNNNNNNNNNNNNNNNNNNNNNNNNNNNNNNNNNNNNNNNNNNNNNNNNNNNNNNNNNNNNNNNNNNNNNNNNNNNNNNNNNNNNNNNNNNNNNNNNNNNNNNNNNNNNNNNNNNNNNNNNNNNNNNNNNNNNNNNNNNNNNNNNNNNNNNNNNNNNNNNNNNNNNNNNNNNNNNNNNNNNNNNNNNNNNNNNNNNNNNNNNNNNNNNNNNNNNNNNNNNNNNNNNNNNNNNNNNNNNNNNNNNNNNNNNNNNNNNNNNNNNNNNNNNNNNNNNNNNNNNNNNNNNNNNNNNNNNNNNNNNNNNNNNNNNNNNNNNNNNNNNNNNNNNNNNNNNNNNNNNNNNNNNNNNNNNNNNNNNNNNNNNNNNNNNNNNNNNNNNNNNNNNNNNNNNNNNNNNNNNNNNNNNNNNNNNNNNNNNNNNNNNNNNNNNNNNNNNNNNNNNNNNNNNNNNNNNNNNNNNNNNNNNNNNNNNNNNNNNNNNNNNNNNNNNNNNNNNNNNNNNNNNNNNNNNNNNNNNNNNNNNNNNNNNNNNNNNNNNNNNNNNNNNNNNNNNNNNNNNNNNNNNNNNNNNNNNNNNNNNNNNNNNNNNNNNNNNNNNNNNNNNNNNNNNNNNNNNNNNNNNNNNNNNNNNNNNNNNNNNNNNNNNNNNNNNNNNNNNNNNNNNNNNNNNNNNNNNNNNNNNNNNNNNNNNNNNNNNNNNNNNNNNNNNNNNNNNNNNNNNNNNNNNNNNNNNNNNNNNNNNNNNNNNNNNNNNNNNNNNNNNNNNNNNNNNNNNNNNNNNNNNNNNNNNNNNNNNNNNNNNNNNNNNNNNNNNNNNNNNNNNNNNNNNNNNNNNNNNNNNNNNNNNNNNNNNNNNNNNNNNNNNNNNNNNNNNNNNNNNNNNNNNNNNNNNNNNNNNNNNNNNNNNNNNNNNNNNNNNNNNNNNNNNNNNNNNNNNNNNNNNNNNNNNNNNNNNNNNNNNNNNNNNNNNNNNNNNNNNNNNNNNNNNNNNNNNNNNNNNNNNNNNNNNNNNNNNNNNNNNNNNNNNNNNNNNNNNNNNNNNNNNNNNNNNNNNNNNNNNNNNNNNNNNNNNNNNNNNNNNNNNNNNNNNNNNNNNNNNNNNNNNNNNNNNNNNNNNNNNNNNNNNNNNNNNNNNNNNNNNNNNNNNNNNNNNNNNNNNNNNNNNNNNNNNNNNNNNNNNNNNNNNNNNNNNNNNNNNNNNNNNNNNNNNNNNNNNNNNNNNNNNNNNNNNNNNNNNNNNNNNNNNNNNNNNNNNNNNNNNNNNNNNNNNNNNNNNNNNNNNNNNNNNNNNNNNNNNNNNNNNNNNNNNNNNNNNNNNNNNNNNNNNNNNNNNNNNNNNNNNNNNNNNNNNNNNNNNNNNNNNNNNNNNNNNNNNNNNNNNNNNNNNNNNNNNNNNNNNNNNNNNNNNNNNNNNNNNNNNNNNNNNNNNNNNNNNNNNNNNNNNNNNNNNNNNNNNNNNNNNNNNNNNNNNNNNNNNNNNNNNNNNNNNNNNNNNNNNNNNNNNNNNNNNNNNNNNNNNNNNNNNNNNNNNNNNNNNNNNNNNNNNNNNNNNNNNNNNNNNNNNNNNNNNNNNNNNNN encodes the following:
- the Creg2 gene encoding protein CREG2, with translation MSLSGGERPAWPGSRLSWLLCCSALLSPAAGYVIVSSVSWAVTNEVDEELDSASTEEALPALLEDSSSIWQQSFPASAHKEDTHLRPRGSARARPAPAARGMFSYRRESGSSEASSGPRVHAGTARSLAHASSWGCLAMVSTHEKIQGLPFGSCLAISDGPVQNSTGIPFFYMTAKDPXVADLVKNPTASLMLPESEGEFCR